From the Saccharomyces paradoxus chromosome XIV, complete sequence genome, one window contains:
- the BNI1 gene encoding formin BNI1 (Formin~similar to YNL271C), translating into MLKNSGSKHSSSKDSQSNSSSGLFQNLKRLANSNATNNNTGSPTYASQQQHSPVGHEASTSPASSSFRKLNGPSRSTSTEARPLNKKTTLNTQNLSQYMNGKISGDIPVSSQHARSHSMQSKYSYSKRNSSQASNKLTRQHTGQSHSASSLLSQGSLTNLSKFTTPDGKIHLEMPSDPYEVEILFEDIMYKRNIFQSLSEDKQEALMGYSIEKKWLIVKQDLQNELKKMRANTTSSSTASRTSMASDHHPILTANSSLSSPKSVLMTSASSPTSTVYSNSLNHSTTLSSVGTTTSKGKKLVTGSLKKQPSLNNIYRGGSENNTSASTLPGDRTNRPPIHYVQRILADKLTTDEMKDLWVTLRTEQLDWVDAFIDHQGHIAMANVLMNSIYKTAPRENLTKELLEKENSFFKCFRVLSMLSQGLYEFSTHRLMTDTVAEGLFSTKLATRKMATEIFVCMLEKKNKSRFEAVLTSLDKKFRIGQNLHMIQNFKKMPQYFSHLTLESHLKIVQAWLFAVEQTLDGRGKMGSLVGASDEFKNGGGENAILEYCQWTMVFINHLCSCSDNINQRILLRTKLENCGILRIMNKIKLLDYDKVIDQIELYDNNKLDDFNVKLEANNKAFNVDLQDPLSLLKNLWDICKGTENEKLLVSLVQHLFLSSSKLIEENQNSSKLSKQLKLMDSLVTNVSVASTADEESNMNMAIQRLYDAMQTDEVARRAILESRTLTKKLEEIQAERDSLSEKLSKAEHGLVGQLEDELHERDRILAKNQRVMQQLEAELEELKKKHLLEKHQQEVELRKMLTILNSRPEESPNKSGSTRGTNSSFNSSEKANIQKVLQDGLSRAKKDYKDDSKKFGMTLQPNKRLKMLRMQMENIENEARQLEMTNFAEFEKDRLEPPIHIKKPKVKRMKNKDKKPLVKPQEADVNKLNDLRRALAEIQMESNDISKFNVEERVNELFNEKKSLALKRLKELETKYKGFGIDFNVEEIMESPKKNSVDGKAEGDANYASLDPKTYQKKLDEISRITDQLLDFQTQAEHKKEGKDDEESGLSSSSSDAESEEVYQDASPNQEIKSEHSELSSGSGPGSFLDALSQKYGTGQNVTASVALRDTNYVSGVGHMHSKVEKTFMNRLRRSTVSSAPYLEELTQKVNKVEPYEQNEDEGLSEESLAEDSTVSAASALDKVEKGVRQHVKKGEEGHMVSDEESTTSNLIAVGETDNAAQVEKSSTPSSAVSPSPPPPPPPVPVELFGKSLDKEKELEDDAIKQETSREIDTSHPPPPPPPPPMALFGKTKGETPPPPPLPSVLSSSTGGAIPPAPPMMPASQTKSVVTSPLLPQSPSLFEKYPRPHKKLKQLHWEKLDCTDNSIWGTGKAEKFADDLYEKGVLADLEKAFAAREIKSLASKRKEDLQKITFLSRDISQQFGINLHMYSSLSVADLVKKILNCDRDFLQTPSVVEFLSKPEIIEVSVNLARNYAPYSTDWEGVRNLEDAKPPEKDPNDLQRADQIYLQLMVNLESYWGSRMRALTVVTSFEREYNELLAKLRKVDKAVSALQESDNLRNVFNVILAVGNFMNDTSKQAQGFKLSTLQRLTFIKDTTNSMTFLNYVEKIVRLNYPRFNDFLKELEPVLDVVKVSIEQLVNDCKDFSQSIVNVERSVEIGNLSDSSKFHPLDKVLIKTLPVLPEARKKGDLLEDEVKLTIMEFESLMHTYGEDCGDKFAKISFFKKFADFVNEYKKAQAQNLAAEEEERLYIKHKNLVEEQQKRVQEKEKQKENSDSPSSEGNEEDEAEDRRAVMDKLLEQLKNAGPAKSDPSSARKRALVRKKYLSEKDNAPQLLNDLDTEEGSILYSPEAMDPAADAVIHAESPTPLATRGVMNTSEDLPSPSKTSALEDQEEISDRARMLLKELRGSDTPVKQNSILDEHLEKLRARKERSVGEASTGNKLNFK; encoded by the coding sequence ATGTTAAAGAATTCAGGCTCCAAGCACTCGAGTTCAAAGGATAGTCAATCGAATTCGAGTTCTGGTTTATTCCAAAATTTGAAGCGTTTGGCTAACTCAAATGCAACAAATAACAATACGGGCTCTCCAACCTATGCATCTCAACAACAGCATTCTCCCGTAGGGCACGAGGCGTCCACTTCACCagcatcttcatcttttagAAAACTGAATGGACCTTCTAGGTCTACATCTACTGAGGCAAGGCcgttaaataaaaaaactacaTTAAACACTCAAAACTTGTCTCAGTACATGAATGGTAAAATAAGTGGGGACATACCAGTATCCTCCCAGCATGCAAGGTCGCACTCGATGCAATCAAAATATTCGTATTCCAAAAGGAATTCTTCTCAGGCATCCAATAAGCTAACAAGACAACATACCGGGCAAAGCCACTCTGCATCAAGTCTTCTGTCCCAAGGTTCGCTAACGAACTTAAGCAAATTTACTACACCTGATGGTAAAATTCATTTAGAAATGCCGTCCGACCCATACGAAGTGGAAATTTTGTTTGAAGATATTATgtacaaaagaaatatttttcagtCTTTATCAGAGGACAAACAAGAGGCTCTGATGGGCTACagcattgaaaagaaatggctGATTGTAAAGCAGGATTTACAAAATGAGCTAAAGAAAATGCGAGCAAACACAACCTCTTCTTCCACTGCTTCCAGAACTTCGATGGCGTCAGACCATCACCCTATCCTTACGGCCAATTCATCTCTTTCGTCCCCAAAATCAGTTTTGATGACGAGCGCCTCTTCTCCCACCTCCACCGTATACAGTAACAGTTTAAATCATTCTACGACTCTTTCATCAGTAGGTACGACAACTTCTAAGGGTAAGAAATTGGTTACTGGgagtttgaaaaagcagCCATCTTTAAACAATATTTATAGAGGCGGGTCTGAAAATAACACAAGTGCATCTACTCTTCCGGGAGACAGAACAAACAGACCGCCGATACATTATGTGCAGCGTATCTTAGCAGATAAACTTACGACCGATGAAATGAAGGATTTATGGGTGACTTTAAGGACTGAACAACTAGATTGGGTAGACGCTTTTATAGATCATCAAGGTCACATTGCTATGGCTAATGTACTAATGAACTCTATATATAAGACTGCACCTCGGGAGAACTTGACAAAAGAATTAttagagaaagaaaactcatttttcaaatgttTCAGAGTCTTATCGATGCTTTCACAAGGTTTATATGAGTTCAGTACACATAGATTAATGACTGATACCGTTGCAGAAGGTCTATTTTCTACAAAACTGGCTACAAGGAAAATGGCCactgaaatttttgtttgtatgctagaaaaaaaaaacaagagCAGATTCGAAGCAGTTCTTACGTCGCTAGACAAGAAGTTTAGGATAGGGCAAAATCTCCATatgattcaaaatttcaaaaaaatgccCCAATATTTTTCACATTTAACCCTTGAGAGTCATTTGAAAATCGTTCAAGCATGGTTATTTGCCGTTGAACAAACTTTAGATGGAAGAGGTAAAATGGGTTCGTTAGTTGGCGCGTCAGATGAATTTAAAAATGGTGGAGGCGAAAATGCCATCTTGGAATACTGCCAATGGACAATGGTTTTTATCAATCATTTATGCTCTTGTTCAGACAACATTAATCAAAGAATACTATTAAGGACAAAACTGGAAAATTGTGGTATTTTGCGAATTatgaacaaaataaaattacTAGACTACGATAAAGTAATTGACCAAATTGAGTTATATGACAACAATAAGCTTGACGATTTTAATGTCAAATTAGAGGCCAACAATAAAGCTTTTAACGTTGATTTACAAGATCCGTTATCGCTGCTGAAAAACCTTTGGGATATATGTAAAGGCACCGAGAATGAAAAACTCTTAGTATCTTTAGTTCAAcaccttttcctttctagTTCAAAGTTAATCGAGGAAAACCAAAACTCCTCTAAACTAAGTAAGCAATTGAAATTAATGGATTCTTTGGTAACTAATGTTAGTGTTGCTTCAACTGCTGATGAAGAATCTAATATGAATATGGCTATCCAACGGCTTTACGATGCCATGCAGACTGATGAAGTGGCACGTCGAGCTATATTAGAAAGTAGAACTCTAACAAAgaaattagaagaaattcaaGCGGAGAGGGATTCTCTGAGTGAAAAGTTAAGCAAGGCAGAGCACGGGCTCGTTGGGCAGTTAGAAGACGAGTTGCATGAGAGAGATCGTATATTGGCTAAGAATCAAAGAGTTATGCAGCAACTGGAAGCTGAGCTAGAGgagctgaaaaagaagcatcttttggaaaagcATCAGCAAGAAGTTGAATTGAGAAAAATGTTAACTATATTGAACTCGAGGCCTGAAGAAAGTCCCAATAAGAGTGGAAGTACCAGAGGTACGAACTCAAGCTTCAACTCTTCAGAGAAAGCGAATATTCAAAAGGTGTTACAGGACGGATTGTCGAGAGCAAAGAAAGATTACAAGGATGactcaaaaaaattcggTATGACACTTCAACCTAATAAGAGGTTAAAAATGTTAAGAATGCAgatggaaaatattgaaaatgaagctAGACAATTAGAGATGACAAATTTTGCTGAATTTGAGAAAGATCGTCTTGAACCTCCTATACATATTAAAAAGCCAAAAgtgaagaggatgaaaaataaagataagAAACCATTAGTCAAACCTCAAGAGGCGGACGTGAACAAACTAAATGATCTAAGACGGGCTTTGGCTGAAATTCAAATGGAAAGTAACgatatttccaaattcaaTGTCGAAGAACGTGTTAATGAGCTATTTaacgaaaagaaatctcTGGCTCTAAAGAGACTGAAAGAACTAGAAACAAAATACAAGGGATTTGGCATCGACTTCAATGTTGAGGAGATTATGGAAAgtccaaagaaaaattctgtGGATGGGAAAGCGGAAGGGGATGCTAACTATGCAAGTCTTGACCCTAAGACATATCAAAAAAAGCTGGACGAGATCAGTAGAATAACGGATCAGTTATTGGATTTCCAGACTCAAGCGGaacataaaaaagaaggaaaagatgatgaagaaagcGGTTTATCCTCTTCTAGCTCTGATGCTGAAAGCGAAGAAGTATATCAAGATGCATCTCcaaatcaagaaataaagaGTGAACACTCAGAGTTATCTTCAGGATCAGGTCCTGGGTCTTTTCTGGATGCCTTATCTCAAAAATACGGGACTGGTCAAAACGTTACTGCATCAGTCGCTTTGAGAGATACTAATTATGTTTCAGGTGTTGGACACATGCATAGTAAAGTTGAAAAGACGTTTATGAACAGGCTCAGAAGGTCCACCGTCTCTTCTGCTCCATATTTAGAGGAGTTGACACAGAAGGTAAATAAGGTTGAACCATATGAACAAAATGAGGACGAAGGCCTAAGCGAAGAATCTTTAGCAGAGGATAGTACGGTAAGTGCAGCTTCTGCCTTGGACAAAGTTGAGAAAGGCGTCCGACAACATGTgaaaaaaggagaagaaggGCATATGGTaagtgatgaagaaagCACTACATCAAATCTCATTGCTGTGGGTGAAACAGATAATGCAGCTCAGGTGGAAAAATCCTCTACTCCATCATCCGCAGTTTCCCCATCACCACCacctcctcctcctccaGTTCCCGTAGAACTGTTTGGTAAATCATTGGACAAGGAGAAAGAGTTGGAAGACGATGCTATCAAGCAAGAAACTTCTAGAGAAATTGATACTTCACATCCTCCACCTCCTCCACCTCCTCCACCCATGGCATTGTTCGGCAAAACCAAGGGAGAAacaccaccaccaccaccgCTACCATCTGTATTGTCTTCGTCTACTGGGGGCGCCATTCCGCCAGCTCCGCCAATGATGCCAGCATCGCAAACGAAATCAGTTGTAACATCACCGTTACTTCCTCAATCCCcttcattatttgaaaagtatcCTCGTCCTcacaaaaaattaaagcAACTGCACTGGGAAAAATTAGATTGTACCGATAATTCTATTTGGGGCACAGGCAAGGCTGAAAAGTTTGCAGATGACTTATACGAGAAAGGTGTTCTTGCTGATTTAGAGAAGGCCTTTGCCGCCAGAGAAATTAAATCTTTAGCAAGCAAGCGCAAGGAAGATCTACAGAAAATCACTTTCTTATCCAGGGATATTTCTCAACAGTTTGGTATCAACTTGCACATGTATTCATCACTTTCAGTTGCCGAtctggtgaaaaaaatactaaacTGTGATAGGGACTTCCTGCAAACACCGAGTGTTGTTGAGTTTTTGTCAAAACCTGAAATCATCGAAGTCTCTGTCAACTTAGCCAGGAATTACGCTCCATATTCCACAGATTGGGAAGGTGTGAGGAATCTAGAAGATGCCAAGCCCCCTGAAAAAGATCCAAACGATTTACAAAGGGCTGACCAAATTTACTTGCAATTGATGGTTAATCTAGAATCGTACTGGGGTTCACGTATGAGAGCTCTCACAGTAGTTACCTCGTTTGAAAGAGAGTATAATGAGTTATTGGCAAAGTTGAGAAAAGTTGACAAGGCTGTTAGCGCACTTCAAGAATCAGATAATTTGCGTAACGTCTTTAATGTTATCTTAGCTGTTGGTAATTTCATGAACGACACTTCTAAGCAAGCGCAAGGCTTTAAACTTTCAACCTTGCAAAGATTGACGTTTATCAAGGATACCACTAATAGCATGACCTTTTTAAATTACGtcgaaaaaattgtcaGGTTAAATTACCCAAGGTTCAATGACTTTTTAAAGGAATTAGAACCCGTGTTGGATGTCGTGAAAGTTTCCATTGAGCAGTTGGTTAATGACTGTAAGGACTTCAGCCAATCGATTGTAAACGTAGAGCGTTCAGTTGAAATTGGTAATTTGAGCGACTCTTCAAAGTTCCATCCTTTAGACAAAGTTTTGATAAAGACATTGCCTGTGTTACCGGAAGCCAGAAAAAAGGGGGACTTGTTAGAAGACGAAGTTAAGTTGACTATCATGGAATTCGAAAGTCTCATGCATACGTATGGTGAAGATTGTGGTGATAAGTTTGCTAAAATCTCattcttcaagaaatttgCGGATTTTGTAAATGAATATAAGAAAGCTCAGGCACAAAATCTGGCCgcggaagaagaagaaaggcTTTATATAAAGCATAAGAACTTGGTGGAAGAACAGCAAAAAAGggtacaagaaaaagaaaaacaaaaagagaaCAGCGATTCACCTTCATCGGAAGGaaatgaagaggatgaagcGGAAGACAGGCGTGCTGTTATGGACAAGCTATTAGAACAGTTGAAAAATGCGGGACCAGCCAAAAGTGATCCGTCTTCTGCTAGAAAAAGAGCTTTAgtcagaaaaaaatatctttctGAGAAAGACAATGCTCCACAATTACTCAACGACTTGGATACTGAAGAAGGATCTATTCTTTATTCCCCAGAAGCTATGGACCCTGCTGCCGATGCAGTAATTCATGCCGAATCACCCACTCCGCTTGCCACAAGAGGTGTTATGAATACCTCCGAAGATTTACCATCGCCATCCAAGACATCTGCCCTGGAAGATCAAGAGGAAATTAGTGACCGAGCTAGAATGTTACTAAAGGAGTTAAGGGGCTCCGACACACCGGTAAAGCAAAATTCCATACTCGATGAacatcttgaaaaattgaggGCTCGTAAGGAAAGATCCGTCGGAGAGGCTAGCACAGGTAACAAGCtaaatttcaaataa
- the ALP1 gene encoding arginine permease ALP1 (Arginine transporter~similar to YNL270C) produces the protein MRETVDMQTAKEGQCEINSSSTIKEEELVVDRHAGENATETIVTKKSIEDDVAREAERLPRESREVKRKLKQRHIGMIALGGTIGTGLIIGIGPPLAHAGPVGALISYLFMGTVIYSVTQSLGEMATFIPVTSSFSVFAQRFLSPALGATNGYMYWLSWCFTFALELSVLGQVIQYWTDAVPLSAWIVIFWCLLTSMNMFPVKYYGEFEFCIASIKVIALLGFIIFSFCIVCGAGQSDGPIGFRYWRNPGAWGPGIISSNKNEGRFLGWVSSLINAAFTYQGTELVGITAGEAANPRKALPRAIKKVVVRILVFYILSLFFIGLLVPYNDPKLDGDGTFVSSSPFMISIENSGTKVLPDIFNAVVLITILSAGNSNVYIGSRVLYSLSKNSLAPRFLSNVTKSGVPYFAVLSTSVFGFLAFLEISAGSGKAFNWLLNITGVAGFFAWLLISFSHIRFMQAIRKRGISRDDLPYKARMMPFLAYYASFFIALIVLIQGFTAFAPTFQPIDFVAAYISVFLFATIWLSFQVWFKCRLVWKLQDIDIDSDRRQIEELVWVEPECKTRWQRVWDILS, from the coding sequence ATGCGTGAAACTGTGGACATGCAAACGGCCAAGGAGGGTCAATGCGAAATCAACTCTAGCTCTACTATAAAAGAGGAGGAGTTGGTAGTTGACCGGCATGCTGGAGAGAACGCCACGGAGACCATCGTCACAAAGAAGAGCATTGAGGACGATGTCGCTAGGGAAGCGGAGAGGCTGCCACGAGAGAGTCGAGAGGTGAAACGGAAGTTGAAGCAGCGGCATATAGGGATGATTGCGCTCGGTGGTACCATTGGCACGGGCCTCATAATAGGTATCGGTCCACCACTGGCACATGCCGGGCCTGTTGGTGCGCTAATATCGTATTTGTTTATGGGGACGGTAATTTACTCCGTAACACAATCGTTGGGAGAGATGGCCACCTTTATCCCTGTaacatcttcattttctgtcTTTGCGCAGAGGTTTCTGTCGCCAGCGCTGGGAGCAACTAATGGTTATATGTACTGGCTATCGTGGTGTTTCACCTTCGCGTTGGAATTATCCGTTCTGGGGCAAGTTATTCAGTACTGGACAGACGCAGTACCTCTATCAGCTTGGATCGTGATTTTTTGGTGCCTATTAACTTCGATGAACATGTTTCCTGTGAAATACTACGGGGAATTCGAGTTTTGTATTGCTTCTATAAAGGTCATCGCGTTGCTCGgcttcatcattttttcattctgtATTGTGTGTGGTGCGGGACAATCTGATGGGCCCATCGGTTTCAGGTACTGGAGAAATCCAGGCGCCTGGGGACCAGGCATCATCTCCAGTAACAAAAATGAGGGCCGCTTTCTCGGTTGGGTTTCCTCTTTGATCAATGCTGCATTTACGTACCAAGGTACTGAACTAGTCGGGATCACCGCTGGTGAAGCGGCTAATCCACGAAAAGCGCTCCCGAGGGCAATCAAGAAAGTAGTAGTGAGAATCCTAGTTTTTTACATTCTTTCGCTATTCTTCATTGGCCTTTTGGTGCCATATAATGATCCAAAGTTGGATGGCGATGGCACATTTGTCTCTTCATCGCCCTTTATGATAAGCATCGAGAACTCAGGTACAAAAGTTCTCCCAGATATATTCAACGCGGTCGTCCTAATCACCATTCTCTCTGCAGGTAACTCTAACGTGTACATTGGCTCAAGGGTATTGTACAGTCTCTCTAAAAATAGCTTGGCACCAAGGTTCTTGTCTAACGTGACTAAAAGTGGTGTCCCATACTTTGCCGTTCTATCAACATCAGTGTTCGGGTTTTTGGCCTTCTTAGAGATTTCTGCAGGCAGCGGTAAGGCCTTTAATTGGTTATTGAACATAACCGGTGTGGCAGGCTTCTTCGCCTGgcttttgatttcattttcgcATATCCGCTTCATGCAAGCAATAAGGAAACGTGGTATATCGAGGGATGACTTACCTTACAAAGCTCGAATGATGCCTTTCCTGGCATATTACGCATCTTTTTTCATCGCTCTGATCGTTCTGATCCAGGGATTCACCGCATTTGCACCGACCTTTCAGCCCATAGACTTTGTTGCTGCGTATATATCAGTGTTCCTTTTTGCGACTATCTGGCTGTCATTCCAAGTTTGGTTCAAGTGTCGCTTGGTCTGGAAGCTGCAGGATATCGATATAGATTCTGACCGCCGGCAAATAGAGGAGCTGGTATGGGTAGAGCCAGAATGCAAAACAAGATGGCAGCGTGTATGGGATATCCTTTCATGA
- the LYP1 gene encoding lysine permease (Lysine permease~similar to YNL268W) has translation MGRLSNIITSNKWEEKQTNFGEQSIRELPEDQIEHEMEVIDTSNKTTPYSIDEKQYNIKKKHGLLEGDAIADVNSVTNSLTRSQIVSHQPDVDEEDEEEAHYEDKHVKRALKQRHIGMIALGGTIGTGLFVGISTPLSNAGPVGSLIAYIFMGTVVYFVTQSLGEMATFIPVTSSITVFSKRFLSPAFGVSNGYMYWFNWAITYAVEVSVIGQVIEYWTDKVPLGAWIAIFWVLITLMNFFPVKVYGEFEFWVASVKVLAIMGYLIYALVIVCGGSHQGPIGFRYWRNPGAWGPGIISSNKNEGRFLGWVSSLINAAFTYQGTELVGITAGEAANPRKTVPRAINKVVFRIVLFYIMSLFFIGLLVPYNEPRLSASSAVIASSPFVISIQNAGTYALPDIFNAVVLITVISAANSNVYVGSRVLYSLAQTGNAPKQFGYVTKQGVPYLGVLCTAALGLLAFLVVNNNANTAFNWLINISTLAGLCAWLFISLAHIRFMQALKQRGISRDDLPFKAKLMPYGAYYASFFVTVIIFIQGFQAFCPFKVAEFFTSYISLILLAVVFIGCQIYYKCRFIWKLEDIDIDSDRREIEAIIWEDDEPKNLWEKFWAAVA, from the coding sequence ATGGGCAGGCTTAGTAATATAATAACGTCCAATAAATGGGAAGAGAAACAAACCAACTTTGGGGAGCAGAGCATACGGGAGTTACCGGAAGACCAGATAGAACATGAGATGGAGGTGATAGATACAAGTAATAAGACGACCCCGTACTCTATCGACGAGAAACAGTacaatataaagaaaaagcatgGGTTATTGGAAGGTGACGCAATTGCTGATGTAAATTCGGTGACTAATTCATTGACAAGGTCCCAAATTGTCTCTCACCAGCCGGATGTTgacgaagaggatgaagaagaggccCATTATGAAGATAAACATGTGAAGAGGGCCTTGAAACAAAGACACATCGGTATGATTGCACTGGGTGGTACAATCGGTACTGGTCTTTTCGTTGGTATCTCCACCCCCTTGAGTAATGCTGGCCCTGTGGGATCCCTGATCGCTTATATATTCATGGGTACCGTGGTCTACTTCGTTACTCAGTCACTTGGTGAAATGGCTACATTTATCCCCGTGACGTCATCTATCACTGTCTTCTCGAAAAGATTCTTATCACCTGCATTCGGTGTTTCCAATGGCTACATGTACTGGTTCAATTGGGCTATCACTTATGCTGTGGAGGTCTCTGTCATCGGCCAAGTTATTGAGTATTGGACAGATAAAGTCCCATTAGGGGCCTGGATTGCGATATTTTGGGTACTTATTACCttgatgaatttctttcctGTCAAGGTTTATGGTGAATTTGAGTTCTGGGTGGCGTCCGTTAAAGTTTTAGCCATTATGGGTTACTTGATATACGCTTTGGTTATTGTCTGTGGTGGGTCCCACCAGGGTCCCATCGGTTTCAGGTACTGGAGAAATCCAGGCGCCTGGGGACCAGGCATCATCTCCAGTAACAAAAATGAGGGCCGCTTTCTCGGTTGGGTTTCCTCTTTGATCAATGCTGCATTTACGTACCAAGGTACTGAACTAGTCGGGATCACCGCTGGTGAAGCCGCCAACCCAAGAAAGACAGTTCCAAGAGCTATCAACAAAGTCGTCTTTAGAATTGTACTATTTTATATTATGtctttgttcttcattGGTCTACTGGTTCCATACAACGAACCCCGTCTATCTGCTAGTTCCGCAGTCATTGCGTCATCCCCCTTCGTCATTTCCATTCAAAACGCTGGTACTTATGCTCTTCCGGACATTTTCAACGCTGTGGTCTTGATCACGGTCATATCTGCTGCTAATTCTAATGTTTACGTTGGCTCCCGTGTTCTGTACTCCCTAGCCCAAACCGGTAACGCGCCAAAGCAATTTGGATACGTCACCAAACAGGGTGTTCCATACCTAGGAGTTTTATGCACTGCTGCATTGGGTCTTTTGGCTTTCTTGGTTGTCAACAACAATGCGAATACCGCATTCAACTGGTTGATCAACATTTCCACATTGGCTGGGTTATGCGCCTGGTTGTTCATATCTTTGGCACATATCAGATTCATGCAAGCTTTGAAGCAGCGTGGTATTTCTCGTGATGATTTGCCCTTCAAGGCTAAGTTAATGCCTTATGGTGCTTATTAcgcttccttttttgttaCTGTCATCATATTCATCCAAGGGTTCCAGGCGTTCTGTCCGTTCAAAGTCGCTGAGTTTTTCACCTCTTACATCTCCTTGATTCTTTTGGCCGTCGTGTTCATTGGTTGCCAGATATATTACAAATGTAGATTTATTTGGAAACTAGAAGATATTGACATCGATTCCGACAGAAGAGAAATCGAAGCCATCATATGGGAAGACGATGAGCCAAAGAATTTATGGGAGAAATTCTGGGCCGCTGTTGCATAG